The Pectobacterium wasabiae CFBP 3304 DNA segment ATCGGCATCGGTTAATTCACGGAAGCCGTTCGCCAGTTCAATCCCTTTAAAATAAACTTCAAAACGCTCGGCAACGCGATGGTCCTCGGAACTGATCTCTGCCAGCGAAGCTTGCGTGGCAGGGAAATGGTAGACAAACGCCGGTTTGTCGCGACCGATGTGCGGCTCCACGCCAAAGGTAAACAGCATCTGCACCAGCGAATCGCGATCGTCTTCGCGGCAGGCAATATCACCCAGCCCAAGCTTTTCTGCCGCTTCACGCAGTTGCGTTTTATCAACAGAAAGGGGGTCAATCTCCAGATGGCGTAAAAATGCCTGCTGATAAGAGAGCATTTCTGCGCTTTCACAGTCCAGCACCTGCTGCAACAGATCATCGACCTCATTCATCAGGCGATACATATCATAATGGGGGCGATACCATTCCAACATGGTGAATTCAGGGTTGTGGTGTCGGCCTGATTCTTCGTTGCGGAAGCTACGGCATAGTTGAAAGATCGGCCCACTACCGGCAGCCAACAGACGTTTCATGTGGTATTCCGGGCTGGTCATCAAATACAGCGTCATGCCATCCGCAGCGCCGGGA contains these protein-coding regions:
- the epmA gene encoding elongation factor P--(R)-beta-lysine ligase translates to MSETTSWQPSASVANLLKRASIVAAVRRFFTDRGVLEVETPAMSQATVTDVFLYPFQTRFVGPGAADGMTLYLMTSPEYHMKRLLAAGSGPIFQLCRSFRNEESGRHHNPEFTMLEWYRPHYDMYRLMNEVDDLLQQVLDCESAEMLSYQQAFLRHLEIDPLSVDKTQLREAAEKLGLGDIACREDDRDSLVQMLFTFGVEPHIGRDKPAFVYHFPATQASLAEISSEDHRVAERFEVYFKGIELANGFRELTDADEQRQRFEQDNRKRAARGLPQQPIDENLLAALKQGLPECSGVALGVDRLIMLALKAESLSDVIAFSVERA